One part of the Sorangiineae bacterium MSr11954 genome encodes these proteins:
- a CDS encoding AraC family transcriptional regulator — MRATCSVQVLRPFARYLARLGRDRDSWLARFGLTAAALDERDRRLPHAHAMALLRDAVVLSGDRAIGLRAARCEEPGDFDVMQYATANCASVGEALQLAARLLALAHDGIALELSVAPPLAVLQLRVRSDLAPPEPVAIEFLFAVLLAYGSRSVGHPTRPLRVELAHPAPLDRGPYEEAFREARFGAAANAMWVSAAALERPYRASDRSLLQILTRHADGLLQQLALPVASFADRTRAAITETLSAGAGAERVARRLAVSLRTLHRRLAEEGTSHGHLVDEVRRTQAMLHLGNSQLSIAEIAAMLGFAHPNGFHKAFKRWTHMTPAQYRECAATAQRGSLGL; from the coding sequence ATGCGTGCCACTTGCTCGGTCCAAGTGCTCAGGCCATTTGCGCGCTACCTCGCGCGCCTTGGTCGCGACCGCGATAGCTGGCTCGCACGGTTTGGGCTCACCGCGGCGGCGCTCGACGAGCGGGACCGCCGGCTCCCGCACGCGCACGCCATGGCGCTGCTGCGCGACGCGGTCGTGCTCAGCGGCGATCGCGCCATCGGCTTGCGGGCGGCGCGCTGCGAGGAGCCCGGCGACTTCGACGTCATGCAGTACGCCACCGCGAACTGCGCGTCCGTCGGCGAAGCGCTGCAGCTCGCGGCGCGCTTGCTCGCGCTCGCACACGATGGCATCGCGCTCGAGCTCTCGGTCGCACCGCCGCTCGCCGTCTTGCAGCTCCGCGTGCGCTCCGATCTCGCCCCGCCCGAGCCGGTCGCGATCGAGTTCCTCTTCGCGGTGCTGCTCGCCTATGGCTCGCGCTCCGTGGGCCACCCCACGCGTCCGTTGCGCGTCGAGCTCGCACATCCTGCTCCTCTGGATCGGGGCCCCTACGAGGAGGCGTTCCGCGAAGCTCGATTCGGCGCCGCGGCGAACGCCATGTGGGTCAGCGCCGCCGCGCTCGAACGTCCGTATCGTGCATCGGATCGCTCCCTGCTGCAGATCCTGACCCGCCACGCCGATGGATTGTTGCAGCAGCTCGCCTTACCGGTCGCCAGCTTCGCGGACCGCACGCGCGCCGCGATCACCGAGACCCTCTCCGCGGGCGCCGGCGCCGAACGGGTCGCGCGCCGCCTCGCTGTCTCGCTCCGCACCTTGCACCGCCGGCTCGCCGAGGAGGGCACGTCCCACGGCCACCTCGTGGACGAAGTGCGCCGCACCCAAGCGATGCTCCATTTGGGCAACAGCCAGCTCTCGATCGCGGAGATCGCGGCGATGCTCGGCTTCGCGCACCCCAATGGCTTCCACAAGGCGTTCAAGCGCTGGACGCACATGACCCCCGCACAATACCGCGAGTGCGCTGCCACGGCGCAGCGTGGCAGTCTGGGATTGTAA
- a CDS encoding lipase family protein, with product MPTNDIQAINPGGSYNIIQTVYQLSRFSNLGDGLTGSASDIQTQLAKLIDGKLSANSQQLGTWTRVWGPCVYQDAASNSNVADNVLYVAYNTQANCYVVAIAGTNGNSNYDAKTLDDNVSTLIAFPFGITPTNSTMPPGAISRGNVSQGAALGTTNLLNLQDTTGSVQSFLNAKASSNATLIFTGHSLGGSLSPTLAYWLYPTAFDTARWGHQVFVLPTAAPATGDQGFVNGFKAIFPPKALSGIANYGFFNQVIWNKFDVVPHSWTNLEKVLPYNAENDVIWKGDDGSFQTLYGEIDDAFAATAIYLFVQSKYNLIPTPNPYVRLPAQMFIPSQPPPPVTDLNSFNNAMAQEHLQAYDSFFGVPSNEKKMKTIVSTPQAAAAAI from the coding sequence ATGCCCACGAACGACATCCAGGCCATCAATCCGGGTGGAAGCTACAACATCATCCAGACCGTATACCAATTATCGAGGTTCTCCAATTTGGGCGACGGGCTCACGGGCTCGGCGTCGGACATCCAAACGCAGCTTGCAAAGCTCATCGACGGCAAATTGTCGGCGAACAGCCAGCAACTCGGGACGTGGACGCGCGTATGGGGCCCTTGCGTCTATCAAGACGCCGCGAGCAATTCCAACGTAGCGGACAACGTCCTGTACGTTGCCTACAACACGCAGGCCAATTGCTATGTGGTGGCGATCGCCGGCACCAATGGAAATTCCAACTACGACGCAAAGACCTTGGACGACAACGTCTCGACGTTGATCGCGTTCCCCTTTGGTATCACCCCGACCAACAGCACCATGCCACCCGGCGCCATCAGCAGGGGCAATGTCTCGCAAGGCGCCGCATTGGGAACGACGAACCTGCTGAACCTGCAGGACACGACCGGATCCGTTCAATCCTTTTTGAACGCGAAGGCGTCCTCCAATGCCACCTTGATCTTCACCGGGCACAGCCTCGGAGGCTCGCTCAGCCCGACCCTGGCCTACTGGCTCTATCCGACCGCCTTCGATACGGCGCGCTGGGGGCACCAGGTCTTCGTGCTGCCGACGGCCGCGCCGGCGACCGGCGATCAAGGGTTCGTCAACGGGTTCAAGGCTATTTTCCCGCCAAAGGCGCTCTCCGGCATTGCCAACTACGGATTTTTCAATCAGGTCATCTGGAACAAATTCGACGTGGTGCCCCATAGCTGGACCAATCTGGAGAAAGTCCTACCTTACAACGCCGAGAACGATGTCATCTGGAAGGGTGACGACGGCTCGTTCCAGACGCTCTACGGCGAGATCGACGACGCCTTCGCGGCCACCGCGATCTATTTGTTCGTCCAATCGAAGTACAATTTGATCCCGACCCCCAATCCCTACGTGCGGCTGCCCGCGCAGATGTTCATTCCGAGCCAACCGCCGCCGCCGGTGACGGATCTCAACAGCTTCAACAACGCCATGGCCCAGGAGCACCTCCAGGCTTATGATTCGTTCTTCGGGGTCCCGAGCAACGAGAAGAAGATGAAGACCATCGTGTCGACCCCCCAGGCGGCCGCAGCGGCCATTTGA
- a CDS encoding GuaB1 family IMP dehydrogenase-related protein — protein MNFLNDQSPTHDLTYNDVFIVPNHSTVASRLDVDLASSDGTGTTIPLVVANMTAVAGRRMAETVARRGGIVVIPQDIPENVVADVVAWVKARHCLYDTPISLKPTDTVDKAIGLLTKRAHQAAVVVADECPVGIVTEADFQGIDRYTQLGQIMSRELLTLPEGVTPRQAFDKLEGARHRLAPVVDAAGKLKGILTRKGALRAALYTPATDARGKLRVGAAIGINGDVVNKAQALLAAGADLLVIDTAHGHQEKMLSAIRAVRSLGASRDVPLVAGNVVTARGVAALIEAGADIVKVGVGPGAMCTTRMMTGVGRPQFSAVLECATEARRLGKNVWADGGVRHPRDVALALAAGASNVMVGSWFAGTYESPGDVMRDTDGRLYKENFGMASGRAVQLRTSKDSPFDRARKALFEEGISTSRMYLDPRRPSVEDLIDEIVAGLRSACTYAGARNLDAFYRNVIVGIQSMAGYAEGMPLHTSW, from the coding sequence GTGAACTTCCTGAACGATCAATCCCCGACACACGATTTGACCTACAACGATGTTTTCATCGTTCCCAATCACTCCACAGTAGCGTCGCGCCTCGACGTGGACCTCGCGAGCAGCGATGGCACCGGCACCACCATTCCGCTGGTCGTCGCCAACATGACCGCGGTGGCGGGACGGCGGATGGCCGAGACGGTGGCGCGGCGGGGTGGGATCGTGGTGATCCCGCAGGACATCCCGGAGAACGTCGTGGCGGACGTGGTGGCGTGGGTGAAGGCCCGCCATTGCTTGTATGATACACCGATTTCGCTCAAGCCCACCGATACCGTGGACAAGGCCATCGGGCTCCTGACGAAGCGGGCGCACCAGGCGGCGGTCGTGGTCGCCGACGAGTGCCCGGTGGGGATCGTGACGGAGGCCGATTTTCAGGGCATCGATCGCTATACGCAGCTGGGGCAAATCATGTCGCGGGAGCTCTTGACATTGCCCGAGGGCGTCACGCCGCGGCAAGCGTTCGACAAGCTCGAGGGCGCGCGGCACCGGCTCGCCCCCGTCGTCGACGCGGCCGGTAAGCTCAAAGGGATCCTCACCCGCAAAGGGGCGCTGCGCGCGGCGCTGTACACGCCGGCGACGGACGCGCGAGGGAAGTTGCGGGTCGGCGCCGCCATCGGCATCAATGGAGACGTGGTCAACAAGGCCCAAGCTTTGTTGGCGGCCGGCGCGGACTTGCTGGTGATCGACACCGCCCACGGGCACCAGGAAAAAATGCTGAGCGCCATCCGCGCCGTTCGCTCCCTCGGCGCCTCGCGCGACGTGCCGCTGGTCGCCGGAAATGTGGTGACCGCGCGCGGCGTGGCCGCCTTGATCGAGGCGGGCGCCGACATCGTCAAGGTGGGCGTAGGGCCCGGGGCGATGTGCACCACGCGCATGATGACCGGCGTCGGAAGGCCGCAATTCTCCGCGGTGCTCGAGTGCGCGACCGAAGCCCGGCGGCTGGGCAAGAACGTATGGGCCGACGGCGGCGTGCGCCACCCGCGCGACGTGGCGCTGGCCCTCGCGGCGGGCGCGTCCAATGTGATGGTGGGCTCGTGGTTCGCCGGCACCTACGAGTCCCCGGGGGACGTGATGCGCGATACCGATGGGCGCCTCTACAAGGAGAACTTCGGCATGGCCTCGGGGCGTGCGGTGCAGCTCCGCACCTCGAAGGATTCACCGTTCGACCGGGCGCGAAAAGCCCTGTTCGAAGAGGGTATTTCGACGTCGCGCATGTATTTGGATCCGCGGCGCCCCAGCGTCGAAGACCTCATCGACGAAATCGTCGCCGGGCTGCGTAGCGCGTGCACGTACGCGGGCGCCCGCAACCTCGACGCCTTTTATCGAAATGTCATCGTGGGTATTCAAAGTATGGCCGGCTACGCGGAGGGCATGCCCCTGCACACGAGCTGGTGA